In the Ornithodoros turicata isolate Travis chromosome 5, ASM3712646v1, whole genome shotgun sequence genome, TCGACTGCTCGAAATAGGCGGTCGAAGGCGTAGACGCAATGGCCGGCGAGACCCAGCCTAGTCGATGGCTTCCCTGCCGCACGCTCGAGCCGTGCGGGGAAGCCGCTGCTGCGGCGGTCCAGCCATATTGCGCGACAGCGCTTCTCTAAGCTCGATTTTGATGCCGTGTTCGTCCTAAATGTTCAGAGGTCATTCTGAAATGGAGTTTTTTGACGATGTTCGGGTGCAACGTATGCAACTTCGCTGCGGGAAAGCTCGGAAGGTAAGACTAGCGTACGCCTTCCCCATTTGATCGATGTGTAGTACGATGAAACGATTCTACGTGGTCACGAAAGTAATGACGTTACCACTAATACTGACTAAAACAGTACCAATGAATTTGTTAAATTGTCGGAAATTTCGTTCCGTGACGGTTCATCGCGTTCAGTCTCAGGAACGGGTGCCATCCAACGTGAGGGTGAACCTATACCGTGTCACACGGAAGTGATTTCTTACCCCTGGCTACGTTTTAAACACGAGGCTGCCGTCATACTTGGCAATGACACGGACACGATGAGTAGCTCAGCTCTGGCATCAGATACGACGTTTTCGAAAAAGAAAACTCCCGTTTGTCTTGCTTCCCCCCTCATACATCGTTGGTGATACACTGCGTACTTTCGCCTTTATGACCTCGCAATGAACTTATATATACAAAAAGCTAGGACACaacacacacattttttttcggCTTACTCCGAGGGCGCAAGTATTTGTCTGAAGATTTATTCATCTTTCTTTAAGATTAATTAGTCTATCTTACAACTCCATTTGTCTTCTTTCTCGTAATAGACACATATATTTTCCAATCCCTCATAACAACTGGGACCAGTGGCGTAGCTAGACAGGGGAGGTCGTTCCGGGGGTtctagcccccccccctccctcccccgaACTCGTACCTTTGGTGGTGCATCTGGGAGAggggaaacgagggtgaaacCCTGCCTCCCCATGTTATAATGTTTCCATAGAGACCCCGTCCCGCAATATTTTTgcttgattgatttttaaaagaaaaaaaaatggagacgttagtctcgagccactcgggactggctactccaggacgcgttattaagaaaagcaagggaaactacacaaaactcgacgctttgaaacgcaaTATTTTTCTGGTTACGCTGCAGATTTACGCACAAGGTGAGCTAGTCTATATTTGTGTGGAGACATATGCTGCAGGAACAAAGCCcttgtttgggggggggggggggggttctgtcTTGATATCAAACTGCATATACTACACACTACACTACATACATACTAGTATACTACATATATGTACCTTTTTGGAGGTACGTCCTTACCACTACAGACAGACCTCGCTTGGgttcaacataaaaaaaaaaaaaaaaaacatagaacGGCAATGACAAAGACGGACTATCAGGTGCATTCTGCGCTATCACAGTAATCTTTACAATAAGTAGCACGTGACTACAGCGGACAATATCCCCGCATATCGAAGAAGAAGCATACTAGGATGTCTTCGTATACATATAGGATGCTGGTAATGCAGAAATTAACAACAATTAACGAGCGAGTTCTCATCGGTGTAAGTTCGAAGCCGCAAGCATTTGCTATTGTATCTAATCTTACAAACGAAAAAGGGACTCTCAAAGTAGTTTTGCCAGCACGCTATAAAGGCCGCGATAGACGCATTTCGAAGCGTCACTTCAGCAACGTATTGGCAATGCATCCTTACAAGCAGGTGTGCACAGGCTCCCGTTACTATAGCAACCGCGTTAGCTCTGTTGGAGTGATGTGGCTCCTCTTATGGGAAACCAACTGAcgtcataaaaaaagaaaaggcccgTAAACATGACGTCAAAAAGAGCGACGTAATAACGGAAAATACACGTGGCAGGATGATTATCCTTTCGCAAAACAAATAATTCCAGCCGCCGCGAGTAATCCTCGGCACAGCTAGAGAGAGGATTTTCCATCCTGGAGGATTATAGAACAGGTGTTGTAAGTCCAATGAGTCGGAGCCCATCTCTGGTCACTCTGCTGTATCATAATCCTGCGGGCGGAAAACAGGTATCGATTGGTTCTGTACATTGGTCTTCCGTTCACCGTCGTTCCTCTCGACTATGAAGGTTCCTGCCTCAGTTCCTTCAATCGTAAAACCATTTTCTATATATTGCGACGCAACGGGTCGTCAAGAAGGGATGCTTCCTGGCGAGATGCTGTGCATGTTGGACTGGAGTTTTCTCCGAGTTGATGTTTGAGCCCTGTAGCCTCAAGCCGAGAGTTTTCAGGGCTTAGATTGAGTTTTCAACTGGGCGTATAATGcataagagataaactgatgttctgaggctggaacaacatagaaggaacagatacaaacaaagcctcaaattgcctaagaaatcaacgatgaagaTGTGGGTAATGCGGGTAATGCGTAAGAtgcggtaatccagaagatgtgggttcgatccctacagctggctaaccttttcagtgactttcatcttcagCGTATAATGCATGTAGCCATTagcaaccaacaacaacaacaactaataCATGTAGTGACGACCCctctgtccctcactccttcctgctgtcctctctacacctgtccatgtctgtacaccgctcgtaaccacagttgcttcgcggcgctaccgcggcatttaaaaaaagaagacgaccgtagtgatgaaattggccacttaATTTTTGGCTGAACACACTGATTAGTACGAGATATGAAATGATGACGTGATGGGTGAATAATGATGTTATGTAGACCATTGTCCTCAGTATATGACGTGATGCCCTCATGGTCAGATAATGTCAGTGCACAAAGATGTAATAGGCATTGGAGACCAAACAGCGGGGTAAGATTCTGACAGTCGAacaaaatagaaataaataaaaagtattAGAATGAATGCGAAACGAAAGATGTCGTTACCTTCAGAGTCATACAAACGGAAGGTAATTCATCAGTTGTCTCAatcgtgatttatgatcgatagaaaaaacgcaatttacgctttccctctctttctcaagaaggctgacaatgcggagcgcgctctcattggtctccgcaaacgataTGTGTAATAATGGTGGAAGATCGTTTCCGAAAACCAGTCCGAGGCCTCTCTGCATTGTCGCGCTTCCTCAGAAGGAGAGACAGGGGGAACGCATAAAGTGTGGTTTTGCACACATTGATGACACATGAcgtcacattgctaagcttggatttgataacttcctccatcgtatcgttttcgtagaattcttACTAAGACTCGCTAACTGTCAAAGTAACGATATCCTTCAGTCCGCGATGAGAAAGTAGCCGACTTGAGAAAATCCCTGAGAGCTTAGCGcggctttgaactatgggaacttgctggtAACAAAGGAGAAGAAGGGATCCAAGCTGTTTCGGTTCTTTCTCTCTCCGTCGATTGTCCACAAgaagtcaaggtcagcgaaaacgaaacgtgaaagGAGGCTGTTCCttcagtaatctcccaggatccAACGCgtacgcaaggagcactgggattttccgAAATCGTCTATTTTTAGTCATCTCCCCACAAACAGCACCCCTCTATCTGCGGGTCCTTTACTTTCAACACTTGGGGGAAGCCCCTGCCCGGGTCAAGCAAAAGTACTTCTACGCTCTGATGTATATTACGGAGAAAAGTCATCATGGAAATAAAAGAAGTCATTAGAAGGCGATTAAAGATATTAAATATGTCAGGAAGAGCGAAAAATGGAGGACCCAGTGATCCGGTACAGTctttgggtagtaactaagttataagtaacttgtaactagttacttttcagCAATGACTAGTAGTTACTTACTAGTAGTTAGTTACTCGCTACTTTAAGACAAAAGTAACttctaactgtaactagttcccgtgttttcttttttgttgaagTAACTGTAAAACGTAACTATGTTACTGAGGTATggcaatattttccacgcgtcaGTCCCCTGGCGTCGTTTTGTCGAGGCTAGGACAGTACAAGTGCAAAAACAAAGTATTTGACAGTTACATTTATTCGGTTTTATTCCCTTAGAATGCAACTGTAAACTAAGTTATTTTAACGctgtaactgtagctgtaactatagttacattTCAAAACCAGCGAAAGTTACTATTTTTGCAAGTTAACtataacttagttactttttatGAGTAACCTAACCATGACCGATCTGGTGAAGATAGCTTAAAGCAAAAGCCTCAGGCCGATAGACTGTTCTGCTGTACCAATTCATCTAAGTAAGAACAGTCACTGTTCGAAATACCCCGACCTGAAGCTTTCACTTCAATCAGAAGATGTATCTTCAGTTTTGCTGGTTTAGCTTTATATTGCCAGTGATAGCGAACAGAGTTAACCAATAGCCAACCCACAATGCCTGTTTCAGAATTTCTTCTCTGTACTGAAGCATCTGCTCCTGTACGGATTTTACGCGCAAATACGCAGGAAGTTACGCTGTTGGGTCACTTTTCGAAAATCCGTGCTTTCTCGTCGTCATACCGAGCTTCCTTCTCGAGATCAAGAAGGAAGGAAGATGATGGAAGGGAAGCCAAGGAGGAAAGTGTCCACCCCTGAAGCCGAAAGTAGACTCACCTATCTCCTGATACTGAACATACTCGGAAGAAGGTGTCTGGCAGTGCCCATTGGAGCGAGAGGTGTGACGAAAAGCCTGCAGAAAATGGGTCAGTCAGGCTGTGGTACGAGTTAGGTTCAAAATTCGTGGCGTCCCAGAGTGATCGAATTAgttttgtcccccccccccctccaataTCTCTTGCAGAGGACACAGTTGGCGTCCCTGACTGGGATCGAATTAACCCGTAACCTTTTGACAATCCCTCTCTCTGGGTCGTCGTCAATTCCCGCGAAACCGTCACTGGCGTCAAAAAAAGCTAACTCATCAGTGTCATGGCTCTAGGTAGGTCTGTCAACGATGTTGGCAGTTGCAAAAGTGGATTTTGAACAGGCCTCGCATATGCGTGAAGGTGCTCCGTGCCTGTGCATGAAATGAAATGCTTGTTTTCGTTTCCCTTACATTCTGAGTGTCAACTTAAAGAACCACGTAAAAGAAAGTAAGGTACGGCAGATTTTAGGTCACTCTATAGGAGCTACATCGAGGTACGTGCTGCTTCGAATACTAACCACAGCCGAGTTGCTGGAAATGGCGAGGTCGAGGGCTACTACAAAGCCGCATGTGGAAACATCGATCTACCTCGCGTAGGGCCCACACGTATCGGCTGTAATAAAAATCGCAAGACTCGTGGTATGGCCAATAAAAAAGACCCGGGAACGTTTCTTCTCCAGCTCGAACTCAAGAGTCTCCAGCAGTTGCTAGTGGTCGTATCGTGAAGATGGATCAATTAAAATGTGTGTCCCTCGCCTCCCTTTGTAAACATTCCTTTACTCATTTTTACGATACGTTTTTTTGTAGGAAGTGCGAATAAACAACAACTTTCTTTTGAGACGATGGAAATGTGACTAATACGTAGTGCGTATGTAACCGATGCGTACAGTTATGGTATACTCCTCTTGCGGTACTTTCTGGAAAGCCTTGACGGGGCTTGTTATTCTCCGTAAGTTAGGACGTCTTCACGTGACTTGACAGCAGAACGTGCTTAATATACTGGACGACACCAAACGGTCGAGGTCACCAAAAGCGCTCCCGACGAAATTTACATCCCTGGATCGCTATTATGCCAAGGTCGCCATTGTCGCTGAACCGTGCAGTTAGGCGCGGGGGTAGGGTCATGTGACGTGTAGACAGTATATAGATGAAGCAGATCCTCATTTTATTGTGAATTCGTCCGTGACGTCATAATAAGACTCAGATAGGACAAATAGACGTCTTCTATTAACACTGTAGATGGAGTTCCACGTTCGGGTAAGTGAGTGCGGCGTCTGGTAGGAAGCAGCTGGTGAACACTACAGCTAgaagggttcgaacccgcagtAATGTTCCCAAACTGAGCAGCTGTGACTATGacgtctatatagtcacaccaAGTCTCACTTAGTACCAAACCATTAGATTATGCTGCCGGTAATGTGACCCGCCGCAACAGAAAGAACTGCCAACGTCAAGAGGAAAGCTTCAAGTAGCGGCGTCAGAAGCTGCTCATATGCAAACAACGTGTAACGCGAATGTGGCGAGGAAACAAGTGTCGTCCTGGGAAGTCGCTGCTGTGATAAATAAGCTGCTGCAGGAATCCATCTTCCGTACTCTGAGCAGGAGCGGCCTTGGAAGGCGGGGAAACCTTTTCGTCATCGGACAAGACAACGTTGCAGAGCGAGCTTGTAGTGTCGGTATATTTTGAAAAGGCGCCTTTCGCCCTGTTCAGTTGTTGTGCTTTGTCAACAAGGGAAGCAACATCCATGGCCATTCACTGCCCTCGGGTGAGTCTATGTGGTTGATTGCCTTCAAGGGCTAGGTGTCAGGATGCCAAGATGTGACCCTTTAACTACGGTAGGCCATAAACCTTTAGCCACAGATACGATGTGCTGTTGGGCGCCTTCTTGATGTACCCAGGGAAGATGCCGATAGCGGTACTTACTTTGAGTTGACTAATAAGCGACCGCTACCTTTCATTGGGTACCGAGCGCACACCCGTTCCGAGAACTGAGTCGGATGACCGTAGAAGGTTTTTTTAACGCTTTAATTTAGCCTCATTCCCCATGTACTACACCAAGGCTTCCGTGCCTGTAGGATGTGCTGTATATACTTCCGGATGATAGTGTAATTTGGGAAAAGGTCACCCTTCCATCTCACCAGTTATTTTTCTGACTTAGTGAGTGGAGGAACATGCGCCGTCCCAGGAGGGCAACGTGGCAGCAAATCAACTACTGACCGCAAAGCGGCACAACTGCCCCACCCCCCTGGTAAGTCTACCTCTCGTTCATTGACAGTTCCTACTTGATCTTGTCAACTAGATGACGTACCATAGGCATGTTTATAACTCGTAGAACATTATAACAACATGTATGCAACGTTTCCAAATGCGAGTCGCTTTCTACCTCTCGGTTCCTTCGACAGTGTCGCAACAGGTAACATCCTTCCCTTCCAGACACGACCAGCATGCACCTAAGCCTCCAGGGTACCCTGGAAACGCTTTCCAAGTCCCGCGATCCACGTACAGCGGGATGGCTGCTGACCGGCAACCCTGCAGTGACTGTCACCATCATCTGCCTGTACATCTGCTTCGTCAAGTACTGGGGACCCGAATGGATGAGAGACCGGAAGCCCTTTCAACTGACGGCTCTCATAAGGGCGTACAACCTGACCATGATAGGTCTTCACGCTTTCTTCGCAGCCTTCTTCTTCGGTAACACTTACCTCGTCGGCAATTATAGCTGGTTCTGTACGGGCATCGACTTCAAGCCCACGCCGCAATCTATGAAACTGCTGAACGGTTGCTGGTTTTATTTCTTTGTTCGAATCGGAGAATTCCTGGACACGGTGTTCTTCGTCCTGCGCAAGAAGAACACTCACGTGTCTGTCTTGCATATCGTCCATCATTCCATCATCGTGTGGAACGGTTGGTTAGGTCTCACGTTCGGAGCCGAAGGTCAAGTGATGCTGGCCATCTGCATCAACTCGCTCGTTCATGTCATCATGTACGGCTACTACTTTCTGGCGTCCTTCGGGCCGGCCGTGGCCAAGTACCTCTGGTGGAAAAAGTACCTTACTCAGTTGCAAATCGGCCAGCTGACGTTCTTTGTAATGTACGCTATGATACCCATGTTTTACGACTGTGGTTATCCCAAAGTGATGACGTACATAGGCCTCGTCGAAGCTGTAATCATCTTGGCGCTCTTTTGCAACTTTTATCTGTCAGCCTACACGAAGAGGCGACGAGTTCTCAAAACAGCTTAGGCCAGTGGTCTCCAAACTAGGAGGCCACAGTGATGTGTCAAGGGAGAGGTGGGGACAATCTGCTGTTGTGTTTCAaacaatcgaaaaaaaaaaaaacctttgagAAGAGGAATGATCAGCACTTTCATACTCTCAGCAAACTGAATCTTCAAATAGCTTTCTGTGATAGGGTTAAAAGTCGTGAGAAAACCGTGATCATAAGCGAGTGCAGAGCAATCGGTCTGCAGATCAACTTTTCCCACCTGGTGCTAATTTAACGTGTGTAGAAATCTCAACGTACACTGATCAACATCCTCAGTAGTCAACCTACACGTAGCCACAGAGCTCGGTTCCCCCTAGACGAGCACTAAAAATACTATCTTCAAATCACATACTTTGCCTGTAAGGAATGTTCTCTCAGGCGCGGGAACATAATAAGCATTTGCTGTTTAAAGCGGCGTTGTTGAAACGTCCACATGAGAGCTTATCGTGTCATCTATACTTCTCTGAGGGTTCAAACTGGATGTTGCCTAAAGTGGGGGCCACTTTGGAAACCACTGGCAACGTGTTCAGATTTCCACTTCTTGTGTCTGGTAGATTGAGCTGGACCTTTTAGACCCCAGTCACTCGTAGAATGATGCATGTAGTGGCTAAAGTGGCCAATAACAGACCTAGCACCCGATTCCACCAAGAACTGTGCCAGCAGGTCTGGCCAGCGAAGCAAGCACATGAAGCCCAAAAGCAAGCTAGCGCACTCAGTTGACCCAATTACTGAACGCATTGAGACTAACGAGTTAACGACTAACTATCCGAGTTATCGCTATCTCCCTTATAATTCACAAAAAGGGCGGAGAGCACCGACAGTGGGTGGGTGGGATTTGAGAGAGTGCTGGCCCAATCTACCAACTTTATTATCTGAACCACTTCCTAACTTCATGTACTGTTCCACGACGTCCTTAGCATGGAAGTACGTGAATTGTACAcagacgttctttttttttaaaaaaatatgaggCCAGGAAGACCTGCAAATAAAGAGCTCAGATTACTCACAGACCATATGCATACTTGTTCGTGGGCAAGACGACAGCACGGGCTCCCAGAGTCGACTCCAAATGCTATGGTTGTTAATTAGAGGTATTAAGTTAATAAGGCAAGATATGCTGGAAGCAACAACCTGCAGTAGGTCATTCCGGACGTTCACTTCAGGTTCAATACATGAAAGTTGGAGCGAAGTTCCTTGGCCTGTCGCGATCAAACGATCTTCAAGACACAGGAAAAGATACACTGAACTATAATATCCAAGGACCCTGGCTCGAATACCATTTCAAGTGTAAAGAAGAAAGGTGAGTCACTAAATAGTCGCGATAACTACAGACAGCTGTTCCACTAAAGTATAAACGATATTGCTCCTCATAGCAGGTCTAAGGCAAAGATGACGTGGTGTCGTACTCCCGTGTATTGGCTCACGTTTCGTTCCTTACGAATGAAGAACATACAACCGGGATATATTCGCTGTAATCGAAACATTAGCTGAACTGCTGAACCCgtgctgcaacattgagacagtTTCTTAGCGTACACGACACTACACATGCTCTAGTGCAGTGTTTCTCAACCGCGGGTGTTCCGCGAGCCTTGTTCTGAGGTTCAGCACCTGCGAGCGGTCTTGACCGCATACCAAGGCTCGCTCTCAGATAGCCTTCTTATcggggtaacatctcattacggccaaagtctcattacTGCCAATAATTCAATCTCCAATAAGTCCATAAGGGTACACTGCATGGTAACATTTTATAACgaccgaagtctcattacggccaataATTCTTTAATACCCAATAAGGCCATAAGGGTACACTGCATGGTAACATCTCATGACGGTCAATAATTCTTTAATCCCCAATAAGGCCATAAGGGCACACTGTATGGTAACATTTCATTACgaccgaagtctcattacgacTAATAATTCTTTAGTCAATCGTTATCGGACCGTGCTCGACATTTGATCGTTGGCATTGGGAGTGACATCGAGATCGTATAGGATCAGGTTGCCGTGGTTGACGGCCATGCAAAAAGTAGCGCCAGCAGCTGTCGTCTTCATCGGTTGCTCAACCCGCGCAATTCAACCCGACGTTTTCTCGTGCGTTTCGAAAGCATTCCAAGCACTTGGAAA is a window encoding:
- the LOC135394055 gene encoding very long chain fatty acid elongase 4-like, which gives rise to MHLSLQGTLETLSKSRDPRTAGWLLTGNPAVTVTIICLYICFVKYWGPEWMRDRKPFQLTALIRAYNLTMIGLHAFFAAFFFGNTYLVGNYSWFCTGIDFKPTPQSMKLLNGCWFYFFVRIGEFLDTVFFVLRKKNTHVSVLHIVHHSIIVWNGWLGLTFGAEGQVMLAICINSLVHVIMYGYYFLASFGPAVAKYLWWKKYLTQLQIGQLTFFVMYAMIPMFYDCGYPKVMTYIGLVEAVIILALFCNFYLSAYTKRRRVLKTA